The following coding sequences are from one Biomphalaria glabrata chromosome 8, xgBioGlab47.1, whole genome shotgun sequence window:
- the LOC106059774 gene encoding uncharacterized protein LOC106059774 has product MGLRGIILLNIIGIIGNVKVASFQDNTIYTSLSSRLNKSPSGVAKLATIICEVTSVIQPPPPPTFLTSLSIERKTHETYIDSDEYGESVSTIGHYETLCQLERSKSSGEFNLSKFFPPSKKWTAEYEINSLNMTTISLNLTLTDIQCRDSGPYQCITAVADETELRKMSAVNLTTSAPIIIDLNLEPNNENGKRSAKIELGLNVTLTCNIKGQLDLKIFWEFANRSSDEEFYLKEFISKAGKKWVSEAGCVVRSYTSEIHKTVQRYEHGATYHCCVMNSEDKLIAREQFTIWIKDLPDQNRDQRDDSDNHNGKVLFTFLYMKQHLAFLLTIYIFVTD; this is encoded by the exons ATGGGTCTACGTGGAATAATCCTACTCAATATAATAGGTATAATag GTAATGTCAAGGTCGCCTCGTTTCAAGACAACACAATCTACACAAGCCTTTCCTCCAGGTTGAACAAATCACCAAGTGGTGTTGCTAAATTAGCCACCATTATTTGCGAAGTGACCAGTGTGATTCAGCCACCTCCACCCCCAACGTTTCTCACATCTCTGTCCATTGAAAGAAAAACGCATGAAACGTATATCGACTCTGACGAATACGGTGAATCAGTCTCAACAATAGGACATTATGAAACTCTGTGTCAGTTAGAGCGATCAAAGTCTAgtggtgaatttaatttaagcAAA TTTTTTCCACCATCCAAGAAATGGACAGCTGAATACGAGATAAATTCTTTGAATATGACTACAATAAGTCTCAATCTAACACTAACAGACATTCAATGCCGAGATTCAGGCCCGTATCAGTGCATAACGGCAGTTGCGGACGAGACTGAGTTACGTAAAATGTCCGCTGTGAACTTAACAACTTCAg CTCCGATAATCATTGACTTGAATTTGGAACCGAATAATGAAAATGGCAAGCGCTCAGCTAAAATTGAACTCGGACTAAATGTTACATTGACCTGCAATATTAAA GGACAACTAGACCTAAAAATATTTTGGGAATTCGCAAATCGGTCATCGGATGAGGAATTCTATCTAAAGGAATTTATATCTAAGGCTGGGAAAAAATGGGTTAGCGAAGCTGGCTGCGTGGTCAGGTCCTACACATCTGAGATTCACAAAACAGTACAGCGATACGAACATGGAGCCACATATCACTGTTGTGTGATGAACAGCGAAGACAAGCTAATAGCGAGAGAACAATTCACTATTTGGATTAAAGATTTGCCTGACCAGAATAGAGACCAAAGAGACGACAGTGACAACCATAATGGAAAGGTCTTGTTTACATTCCTGTATAtgaaacaacatttagcctTTCTTCTTACTATTTATATCTTTGTAACTGACTAA